The following are from one region of the Stanieria cyanosphaera PCC 7437 genome:
- the crtD gene encoding C-3',4' desaturase CrtD — MLSSRGGNHQSRVIVIGAGIGGLTAGALLARRGYEVLIFDQAIVPGGCASTFKRRGFTFDVGATQVAGLEQGGIHHRIFQELEVELPDATPCDPACAVFLPQETEPIKVWRNLEQWQAERQRQFPGSEPFWQLMAKLFRASWNFQERDPVLPPRNFWDVWQLAKSVRLDTLITLPFTFMTVGDALKLYGLEKDQRLKTFLDLQLKLYSQVNADETALLYAATALAVSQSPQGLYHLQGSMQALSDRLVEALTKFGGKLYLRHTVEEIQTQSGKAIGVTIRNQKTGEVWQEKADEIVANVTAQNLVKLLDTKSYSNYQRRIEKLPSASGAFVVYLGVKQEAIPVECPPHLQFIYDYEGIIGENNSLFVSVSKPGDGRAPERCATIIASSFTDVEMWWKGTPDDYEQLKQQYTTEAIARLAQYFHLTPETIIHQEAATPRTFARFTAREKGIVGGVGQRISTFGPFGIATRTPINKLWLVGDSTHPGEGTAGVSYSALTVVRQIEASR; from the coding sequence ATGTTGAGCAGTCGAGGAGGCAACCATCAATCTCGGGTAATTGTGATTGGTGCGGGGATTGGAGGTTTAACAGCAGGAGCTTTACTTGCTCGTCGTGGTTATGAAGTATTAATCTTTGATCAGGCGATTGTACCTGGTGGTTGTGCATCTACTTTTAAGCGTCGTGGTTTTACTTTTGATGTGGGTGCAACTCAAGTAGCAGGTTTAGAACAGGGTGGCATTCATCATCGCATCTTTCAAGAATTGGAAGTTGAATTACCTGATGCTACTCCTTGCGATCCTGCTTGTGCGGTTTTTTTACCTCAAGAAACTGAACCAATTAAAGTCTGGAGAAATTTAGAGCAGTGGCAAGCAGAAAGACAAAGACAGTTTCCTGGTAGTGAACCTTTTTGGCAATTAATGGCGAAATTGTTTCGCGCTAGTTGGAATTTTCAAGAGCGAGATCCTGTATTACCGCCTCGTAATTTTTGGGATGTTTGGCAATTAGCAAAATCAGTCCGATTAGATACCTTAATTACTCTACCATTTACCTTTATGACGGTAGGAGATGCTTTAAAACTTTATGGTTTGGAAAAAGATCAAAGGCTGAAAACCTTTTTGGATTTACAATTAAAACTTTATTCTCAAGTCAATGCCGATGAAACCGCTCTGTTATATGCAGCAACAGCTTTAGCAGTGTCTCAATCACCTCAAGGATTATACCATCTTCAAGGTAGTATGCAGGCATTAAGCGATCGCTTGGTGGAGGCATTGACCAAATTTGGTGGTAAATTATATTTACGTCATACAGTAGAGGAGATTCAGACTCAATCAGGTAAAGCGATTGGGGTTACGATTCGCAATCAAAAGACAGGAGAAGTTTGGCAAGAAAAAGCTGATGAAATAGTTGCCAATGTCACTGCTCAAAATTTAGTTAAATTATTAGATACAAAATCTTATTCAAATTATCAACGCCGAATTGAGAAACTACCAAGCGCATCGGGTGCATTTGTGGTTTATCTAGGAGTCAAACAAGAAGCAATTCCTGTCGAATGTCCTCCTCATTTACAATTCATCTATGATTACGAAGGGATAATCGGTGAAAATAACTCCTTATTTGTTTCAGTTAGTAAACCAGGAGATGGACGTGCGCCAGAAAGATGTGCCACCATTATCGCCTCTTCCTTTACCGATGTAGAGATGTGGTGGAAAGGAACTCCAGACGATTACGAACAATTAAAACAACAATATACCACAGAAGCGATCGCTCGTTTAGCTCAATATTTTCATCTCACTCCAGAAACAATTATTCATCAGGAAGCAGCTACTCCTCGCACTTTTGCTCGATTTACAGCTAGAGAAAAAGGAATAGTTGGGGGAGTGGGACAAAGAATCTCAACTTTTGGTCCTTTTGGCATTGCCACCCGTACCCCGATTAATAAGCTGTGGTTGGTAGGAGACTCTACTCATCCAGGCGAAGGTACAGCAGGAGTTAGTTATTCCGCTTTAACCGTCGTTAGACAGATTGAAGCCTCTCGATAG
- a CDS encoding IS701 family transposase: MSFNLPVEIISILLPFAGLFSKKVWNYVQIMLIGAILATGKRTVTSILEVMGLSAESNFQNYHRVLNRAVWSNLQASKILLTTLVMTFIPCGIVVCGIDDTIERRKGKKIKAKGIYRDPVRSSHSHFVKVSGLRWLSMMLLVEIPWAKKVWGLPFFTTLAPSERYHQQLQHRHKKLTDWARQMIFQVRRWLWNRELVVVADSSFTCLELLSSVSQTTSTSMITRLRLDAALYEPAPSRPTGTMGRPRLKGTRLPNLEQILIDADTQWSKITLSNWYGEANRPVEMSTGVAVWYHTGLPVVPIRWVLVRDPLDKFRPQALLCTNQRYQSQQILEWFSRRWQIEVTFEEARRHLGMETQRQWSDLAIARTTPLILGLFSLVTLLAHRLQANFTWTTRQKSWYVKSLPTFSDALALVRRFLWASTFSISSKPTDIIKVPCSLFNRLRDLAIYAA; this comes from the coding sequence ATGAGTTTTAATTTACCCGTTGAAATTATTAGTATTCTTTTACCTTTTGCTGGTCTGTTTTCTAAAAAGGTTTGGAACTACGTTCAAATCATGTTAATTGGTGCGATTTTAGCCACAGGAAAAAGAACTGTAACTTCAATATTAGAAGTGATGGGATTGTCTGCTGAGTCTAACTTCCAGAATTATCATCGGGTATTAAATCGTGCAGTTTGGTCAAACCTTCAAGCAAGCAAAATACTACTAACAACCTTAGTCATGACATTTATTCCTTGTGGCATAGTTGTCTGTGGAATAGACGATACGATAGAACGTCGAAAAGGCAAGAAAATAAAAGCTAAAGGTATTTATCGCGACCCAGTCAGGTCAAGTCATAGTCACTTTGTTAAGGTTAGTGGTTTACGTTGGTTGTCAATGATGTTGCTTGTGGAAATCCCTTGGGCAAAAAAGGTTTGGGGATTACCGTTTTTTACAACACTAGCTCCGTCTGAGCGTTATCATCAGCAATTACAACATCGACACAAAAAACTAACTGATTGGGCAAGACAGATGATTTTTCAAGTTAGACGATGGCTTTGGAATCGAGAACTGGTAGTAGTGGCAGATAGTAGTTTTACCTGTCTAGAATTACTTTCCTCAGTGAGCCAAACTACTTCTACTTCAATGATTACCCGTTTACGCTTGGATGCTGCTCTTTATGAACCTGCTCCATCAAGACCTACAGGTACTATGGGTCGTCCTCGTCTTAAAGGAACAAGATTGCCTAACTTGGAACAAATTCTCATTGATGCTGATACACAATGGTCAAAAATTACACTATCTAATTGGTATGGAGAAGCAAATCGCCCAGTTGAAATGTCAACTGGGGTAGCTGTCTGGTATCATACTGGACTACCTGTTGTGCCAATTCGCTGGGTTTTAGTCCGCGACCCTTTAGATAAATTTAGACCACAAGCTCTGTTGTGTACCAATCAAAGATATCAATCTCAACAGATTCTTGAATGGTTTTCGCGTCGTTGGCAAATAGAAGTAACTTTTGAAGAAGCTAGAAGACACTTGGGTATGGAAACTCAACGTCAGTGGTCAGATTTAGCAATTGCACGCACCACCCCTCTTATTTTAGGACTTTTTTCTCTAGTTACTCTTTTGGCTCATCGTTTACAAGCCAATTTTACTTGGACTACTAGACAAAAAAGTTGGTATGTTAAATCTCTACCTACTTTTTCTGATGCCTTAGCTTTAGTACGCCGATTTCTGTGGGCTAGCACTTTTTCGATATCATCTAAACCTACTGACATCATAAAAGTCCCTTGTTCTTTATTCAATCGTTTGAGAGATCTGGCTATTTATGCTGCTTGA
- a CDS encoding DUF3082 domain-containing protein, translating into MSQTKPQKQPSDLNTKSSAKKATPIRCFFGTVVSGGLAFGLYSLMSSIVQTYATKPVVADNLLVLRITVAVRTLVIGVAALGAGVFAFVALGLMLLGIQLTIQSLKEVSS; encoded by the coding sequence ATGAGTCAAACTAAACCACAAAAACAACCATCCGATCTAAATACTAAATCCTCTGCCAAGAAAGCTACACCAATCCGTTGTTTTTTTGGAACTGTTGTTTCGGGAGGACTAGCTTTTGGATTGTATTCTTTAATGTCCTCAATTGTCCAAACCTATGCAACTAAGCCTGTAGTTGCTGATAATTTACTTGTACTAAGAATTACTGTGGCAGTTAGAACTTTAGTGATTGGAGTTGCTGCTTTGGGTGCAGGGGTTTTTGCTTTTGTTGCCCTAGGTTTGATGTTGTTAGGAATTCAACTAACTATTCAAAGTCTTAAAGAGGTTAGTAGTTAA
- a CDS encoding LL-diaminopimelate aminotransferase — MATLNSNYLKLKAGYLFPEIARRVNIFAEANPEAQIIKLGIGDVTEPLPEACRTAMIKAVEDMGDRATFHGYGPEQGYLWLREKIAAGDFQSRGCDIDASEIFISDGSKCDCGNILDIFGKDNTIAVTDPVYPVYVDTNVMAGHTGEANEQGEYEGLIYLPISAENNFTAQIPDQKVDLIYLCFPNNPTGATATKEHLQAWVDYAKANGSIILFDAAYEAFISDPQLPHSIFEIEGAKDCAIEFRSFSKNAGFTGTRCAFTVVPKNLTAKAADGSEVELWKLWNRRQATKFNGVSYIVQRGAEAVYSEAGQAQIKALISFYLENAKIICDKLTEAGLAVYGGVNAPYVWVQTPNGLSSWDFFDKLLYTTNVVGTPGSGFGAAGEGYFRISAFNSRANVEEAMKRITDNLKI, encoded by the coding sequence ATGGCAACACTCAACAGTAACTATCTCAAACTCAAAGCAGGTTATTTATTTCCCGAAATTGCAAGAAGAGTAAATATATTTGCAGAAGCTAATCCCGAAGCACAAATTATTAAACTAGGGATTGGAGATGTCACCGAACCTTTACCAGAAGCTTGTCGGACTGCGATGATTAAAGCAGTAGAAGACATGGGCGATCGCGCTACTTTCCACGGCTATGGCCCAGAACAAGGTTATCTTTGGTTAAGAGAGAAAATTGCTGCTGGTGATTTTCAGTCTAGAGGTTGCGACATCGATGCCTCGGAAATTTTTATTTCTGATGGTTCTAAATGCGACTGTGGTAATATCTTGGATATTTTTGGTAAAGATAATACCATTGCGGTAACTGACCCTGTTTACCCTGTTTATGTTGACACTAACGTGATGGCAGGTCATACAGGAGAAGCTAATGAACAAGGTGAGTACGAAGGCTTAATTTATTTGCCAATTTCTGCGGAAAATAACTTTACTGCCCAAATTCCCGACCAAAAAGTCGATTTGATCTATCTTTGTTTCCCCAATAACCCTACAGGTGCAACAGCGACGAAAGAACATTTGCAAGCTTGGGTAGACTATGCCAAAGCTAACGGCTCAATTATTTTATTTGATGCTGCTTACGAAGCATTTATTAGCGATCCTCAACTTCCCCATTCGATCTTTGAAATTGAAGGAGCAAAAGATTGTGCCATTGAATTTCGTTCTTTTTCAAAAAATGCAGGGTTTACAGGAACACGTTGTGCATTTACAGTTGTACCCAAAAACTTGACTGCTAAAGCTGCTGATGGCTCTGAAGTAGAACTGTGGAAGTTATGGAATCGTCGTCAAGCGACCAAGTTTAACGGTGTCTCTTATATTGTACAAAGAGGTGCAGAAGCAGTTTATTCTGAAGCAGGACAAGCGCAAATCAAAGCTTTAATCAGTTTTTACCTCGAAAACGCCAAAATCATTTGTGACAAGCTAACCGAAGCAGGATTGGCTGTTTACGGTGGTGTTAATGCTCCCTATGTCTGGGTACAAACTCCCAATGGTTTATCTAGTTGGGATTTCTTTGATAAGTTGCTTTACACTACTAATGTAGTTGGTACACCTGGTTCTGGTTTTGGGGCTGCTGGTGAAGGTTATTTCCGTATCTCTGCATTCAATAGTAGAGCTAATGTTGAAGAAGCAATGAAACGGATTACTGATAACCTTAAAATTTAA
- the rnc gene encoding ribonuclease III, whose protein sequence is MTLELPPIRDRNLFNHALTHRSYLNEHHEATQHNERLEFLGDAVLGFLVGELLYKKYPEMSEAQLTRLRSKLVDETQLGKLGQQLGLGKLMRLGRGAQKDKGRENPSLLNDTFEAIIGAYFLDAGIDAVRAYIQPIFIRLAEQIVTTQSKTTKSTFVDSKNQLQQWALAHQGENPVYQIIAEVGPPHAKEFTAQVSIKGVVYGQGKGHRKQEAQKQAAEAALKQLDA, encoded by the coding sequence ATGACTCTGGAATTACCACCCATTCGCGATCGCAATTTATTCAATCATGCTCTTACTCATCGTTCCTATCTTAATGAACATCATGAAGCGACACAACACAATGAACGTTTAGAATTTTTGGGCGATGCTGTATTGGGTTTTTTGGTTGGGGAATTGCTTTATAAAAAATATCCAGAGATGAGCGAAGCTCAATTAACTCGTTTGCGGTCTAAATTAGTAGATGAAACTCAATTAGGTAAACTCGGTCAACAATTGGGTTTGGGTAAATTGATGCGTTTAGGTAGAGGAGCGCAAAAAGATAAAGGTAGAGAAAATCCTTCTTTACTCAATGATACTTTTGAAGCGATTATTGGAGCTTATTTTCTCGATGCAGGAATTGATGCTGTTCGTGCTTACATTCAACCTATATTTATTCGTTTGGCAGAACAAATAGTTACCACACAAAGCAAAACCACTAAATCAACTTTTGTAGATAGTAAAAATCAATTACAACAATGGGCTTTAGCTCATCAAGGAGAAAATCCTGTTTATCAAATTATTGCTGAAGTTGGACCTCCTCACGCCAAAGAATTTACTGCTCAAGTTTCAATCAAAGGAGTAGTATATGGTCAGGGGAAAGGTCATCGTAAACAGGAAGCTCAAAAACAAGCAGCCGAAGCTGCTTTGAAGCAGTTAGACGCTTAA
- a CDS encoding photosystem I reaction center protein subunit XI, translating into MPKPFTQVVKPYNDDPFIGHLSTPISDSDFVRTYIRNLPGYRRGLSPLLRGLEVGLAHGYFLAGPWTVFGPLRDSEVASLGGLICALALVLIGTACLSVYGIVSFQGKPTNSEDSLQSSEGWSQFSAGFFLGGTGGAFVAYFLLQNFDVINGILSGTFN; encoded by the coding sequence ATGCCCAAACCTTTTACTCAAGTAGTAAAACCTTATAATGACGATCCTTTTATCGGTCATTTATCAACTCCAATTTCTGATTCTGATTTTGTCAGAACCTATATTAGGAATTTACCAGGATACCGTCGCGGACTTTCTCCTCTTCTACGTGGTTTAGAAGTAGGATTAGCTCATGGTTATTTTTTAGCAGGTCCTTGGACTGTCTTTGGTCCCCTGAGAGATTCTGAAGTTGCTAGTCTTGGCGGTTTAATTTGTGCTTTAGCTCTAGTTTTAATTGGTACTGCTTGTCTCTCTGTGTATGGTATCGTTTCCTTCCAAGGCAAACCTACTAATAGCGAAGACTCTCTTCAATCTTCTGAAGGTTGGAGTCAGTTTTCTGCTGGTTTCTTCCTTGGTGGTACTGGTGGCGCATTTGTCGCTTACTTCCTATTGCAGAATTTTGACGTTATCAATGGTATCCTTAGCGGTACTTTTAACTAA
- a CDS encoding photosystem I reaction center subunit VIII encodes MTGTYAAAYLPWIFIPVICWLMPAVVMGLLFIYIESEI; translated from the coding sequence ATGACAGGTACTTACGCTGCTGCTTATTTACCCTGGATTTTCATCCCTGTTATTTGCTGGCTCATGCCTGCTGTGGTAATGGGACTTCTGTTTATTTATATCGAAAGCGAGATTTAA
- a CDS encoding ferredoxin reductase domain-containing protein, with the protein MSNYTPVSCELYDHLEAIATLKQECSLTYKQENGQWAKARGKIVDVYAADGADWCKLSDDTVIRLDQIEDFESN; encoded by the coding sequence ATGAGTAATTACACCCCTGTAAGCTGTGAATTATACGACCATTTAGAAGCGATCGCAACTCTCAAGCAAGAATGTTCCCTAACTTACAAACAGGAAAATGGTCAATGGGCAAAAGCTAGAGGAAAGATAGTAGATGTATATGCTGCGGATGGTGCAGATTGGTGTAAATTAAGCGATGATACGGTAATTCGACTCGATCAAATTGAAGATTTTGAGTCCAATTAA
- a CDS encoding 2TM domain-containing protein: MSNFPLSYPESYSPEDIQQILQIALARKAEGEELTRQQLWEIASELEIDSQSLQAAEQDWFERKAVQEKREAFNLYRRSQFKQRLTKYLIINIFLLSFNIAIAGTITWSIYILLFWGLSIALNGWKAYQTQGEEYERAFQRWDFQNEVKRTFATFWEKLQKSWQV; this comes from the coding sequence ATGTCCAATTTTCCCCTGTCCTATCCCGAAAGCTATAGTCCAGAAGATATTCAGCAAATTCTCCAAATCGCTCTTGCTCGTAAAGCAGAAGGCGAAGAATTAACCAGACAACAACTCTGGGAAATAGCATCAGAATTAGAGATCGATAGTCAATCTTTACAAGCAGCAGAACAAGATTGGTTTGAGCGAAAAGCTGTTCAAGAAAAACGTGAAGCTTTTAATTTGTATCGTCGCAGTCAATTTAAACAAAGATTAACTAAATATTTAATTATTAATATCTTTTTACTATCTTTTAATATCGCGATCGCAGGAACAATTACCTGGTCAATTTATATTTTATTATTTTGGGGTTTGAGTATTGCCCTCAATGGATGGAAAGCTTATCAAACTCAAGGTGAAGAATACGAAAGAGCTTTTCAGCGTTGGGATTTTCAAAACGAAGTTAAGCGTACTTTTGCTACTTTTTGGGAAAAATTGCAAAAATCGTGGCAAGTTTAA
- a CDS encoding site-2 protease family protein: protein MNGNIRIGNLFGIPFYINPSWFFVLGLITLTYGANLTRFPQLQGITPWILGFFAAILLFSSVLAHELGHSFVAIAQGIQVKSITLFIFGGLATLEKESETPLQSFLVAIAGPGVSLLLFALFTVIGITVPLNEPLEAIVSLLASINLVLALFNLIPGLPLDGGNVLKSIVWKITGNPNKGIIFAGRVGQFFGWLAVIIGALAILGVSQIGSFWTLLIGWFLLQNAGFAAQSATVQEKLSQYTAEDAVIPNSPIVSGNLTLREFVNDYVIGKNQWQKFLVTNETGQLIGTIATEDLKQIATSQWTETLVNELLQPIESIVTVPANQSLLKVIQLIETKDIKELAVVKEDGVVIGLLEKSSIINLLQQEAQANGN from the coding sequence ATGAACGGTAATATTAGAATTGGGAACTTATTTGGCATCCCTTTCTATATCAATCCTTCTTGGTTTTTTGTTTTAGGATTGATAACTTTAACCTACGGAGCAAATTTAACGCGATTTCCGCAATTACAAGGAATAACACCTTGGATTTTGGGATTTTTTGCTGCCATACTTTTATTTTCTTCAGTTTTAGCCCATGAACTTGGTCATAGTTTTGTTGCGATCGCACAAGGTATTCAAGTTAAGTCAATTACTTTGTTTATTTTTGGTGGTTTAGCTACCTTAGAAAAGGAATCGGAAACACCACTACAGTCTTTTTTAGTTGCGATCGCAGGTCCTGGAGTTAGTTTACTTCTGTTTGCTCTCTTCACGGTAATAGGAATTACTGTACCTTTAAATGAACCGCTTGAAGCAATTGTTTCTTTACTAGCTTCGATTAATTTGGTGTTAGCTTTATTTAATCTGATTCCTGGTTTACCTTTAGATGGTGGTAATGTCCTTAAATCTATTGTCTGGAAAATCACAGGAAATCCTAACAAAGGAATTATTTTTGCGGGAAGAGTTGGTCAATTTTTTGGTTGGTTAGCAGTAATTATTGGCGCGTTAGCAATTTTAGGTGTTAGTCAAATAGGTAGTTTTTGGACGTTATTAATTGGTTGGTTTTTATTACAAAATGCTGGATTTGCAGCACAATCTGCTACTGTCCAAGAAAAACTGAGTCAATATACTGCTGAAGATGCAGTTATTCCTAATAGTCCTATTGTGTCAGGTAATCTTACTTTAAGAGAATTTGTAAATGATTACGTGATTGGTAAAAATCAATGGCAGAAGTTTTTAGTTACTAATGAAACAGGACAATTAATTGGTACTATTGCCACAGAAGATTTAAAACAAATTGCTACTTCTCAGTGGACAGAAACTTTAGTTAATGAACTTTTACAACCGATAGAAAGCATTGTTACTGTTCCCGCTAATCAATCTTTATTGAAAGTAATTCAATTAATTGAAACAAAAGATATTAAAGAATTAGCTGTGGTTAAAGAAGATGGTGTTGTGATTGGTTTACTAGAAAAATCTTCAATTATTAATCTGCTTCAACAAGAAGCTCAAGCTAATGGTAATTAA
- the cobA gene encoding uroporphyrinogen-III C-methyltransferase has product MQNLGKVYLVGAGVGELAYLTLRGKQLLTEAEVLIYDALVDSDLLTLVSPNCLKLDVGKRGGQPSTPQAQINQLLVAYCLQGKQVVRLKSGDPFIFGRVREEIEALVAAECAFEVVPGISSVLAAPTFAGIPLTDKYLSNCFAVLSGHQPELLDWNALAKIDTLVILMGTRYLAEIVTKLLACGRIADEPVAIICNCSRPEQKIFQGTLTDIVDRTRGISLSPAVIVIGKVVDLASQLQSSPSSAVLTGKTILVTRAAEQSSQFRDLLQQHGAKVLEMPALEIMPPSSWQTLDNAIANLPQFNWLILTSANGVEYFFERLATLGKDARSLAGIKIAVVGKKTAATLQRKKLQPDFIPPDFVADSLVAHFPEVLEGQKILFPRVETGGREILVKELTTQGAEVTEVPAYQSGCPQKITAEIWQALQQKQIDAITFASSKTVRNFHQLVQQELGHSDILLTTLLENICLASIGPQTSQTCQELFNRVDVEAQEYTLEGLTTALVNYFSNIK; this is encoded by the coding sequence ATGCAAAACCTAGGGAAAGTATATTTAGTAGGTGCTGGCGTTGGTGAACTTGCGTACCTTACTTTAAGAGGGAAACAGTTACTCACTGAAGCTGAAGTCTTAATTTATGATGCCCTAGTCGATTCAGACTTATTAACTTTAGTCTCACCAAACTGTCTCAAGTTAGATGTAGGGAAAAGAGGAGGGCAACCAAGTACCCCCCAAGCACAAATCAATCAATTATTAGTTGCTTATTGTTTACAAGGCAAACAAGTAGTTAGATTAAAAAGTGGCGATCCGTTTATTTTTGGTCGAGTTAGAGAAGAAATTGAAGCATTAGTTGCTGCCGAATGTGCATTTGAAGTTGTGCCAGGGATTTCTTCAGTTTTAGCTGCCCCTACCTTCGCTGGTATTCCCTTAACTGATAAATATTTAAGTAATTGTTTTGCAGTCTTAAGCGGACATCAACCAGAATTACTCGATTGGAATGCTTTAGCTAAAATCGATACTTTGGTAATACTGATGGGAACACGTTATTTAGCAGAAATCGTTACTAAATTATTAGCTTGTGGCAGAATTGCTGATGAACCAGTAGCAATTATTTGTAACTGTAGTCGTCCCGAACAAAAAATTTTTCAAGGTACTTTAACCGATATAGTAGATCGAACAAGGGGGATTTCTCTTTCTCCAGCAGTAATAGTTATAGGTAAAGTTGTGGATTTAGCTAGTCAGTTACAATCTTCCCCATCTTCAGCCGTTTTAACAGGAAAAACCATTTTAGTTACCCGCGCAGCCGAACAATCTAGTCAATTTCGCGATTTATTGCAACAACATGGGGCAAAAGTTTTAGAAATGCCTGCCTTAGAAATTATGCCTCCCTCTAGTTGGCAAACTTTAGATAATGCGATCGCAAATTTGCCTCAATTTAATTGGTTGATTTTAACTTCTGCTAATGGCGTAGAGTATTTCTTTGAACGTTTAGCTACTTTGGGTAAGGATGCTCGTAGTTTAGCAGGAATTAAAATAGCAGTGGTTGGTAAAAAAACTGCTGCCACTTTACAACGAAAAAAACTGCAACCAGATTTTATTCCCCCAGATTTTGTAGCTGATTCTTTGGTTGCTCATTTTCCTGAAGTTTTAGAAGGGCAAAAAATTCTCTTTCCTCGTGTTGAAACTGGTGGTAGAGAAATACTAGTGAAAGAATTAACTACTCAAGGTGCAGAAGTTACAGAAGTACCTGCTTATCAATCTGGTTGTCCCCAAAAAATTACTGCTGAAATTTGGCAAGCACTACAACAAAAACAGATAGATGCAATTACATTTGCTAGTTCTAAAACAGTCAGAAATTTTCATCAATTAGTTCAACAAGAGTTGGGTCATTCGGATATTTTGCTAACAACTTTGCTTGAAAATATTTGTCTTGCTTCGATTGGGCCTCAAACTTCTCAAACCTGTCAAGAATTATTTAATCGAGTAGATGTAGAGGCACAAGAATATACTTTAGAAGGATTAACCACTGCCTTAGTAAATTACTTTTCAAATATCAAATAA
- a CDS encoding UDP-N-acetylmuramoyl-tripeptide--D-alanyl-D-alanine ligase has product MISLHELSKILDLDHIKLTESELNKSATGITTDTRNLKPGEIFVALSGENFDGHNFASVAVEKGAIALILSRALSLVTDTPQLIVSDTLVAYQQIANWWRNCFDIPVIGITGSVGKTTTKELIAAVLNTQGKVLKTEANYNNEIGVPKTLLELRSGHDYAVIEMAMRATGEIALLTNLTRPTIGVITNVGTAHIGRLGSKEAIARAKCELLAQMPLSSVAILNHDNPLLLQTAAKVWHGETLTYGLAGGDLKGELLEDNILKVEGREFPLPLAGIHNASNYLAAIAVAKVLELDLDLLSPGLTVELPKGRARRYEIQDNIVILDETYNAGFESMIASLQMLKDTPGTRHLAVLGTMKELGKYSAQLHHQVGEKVKELDLDRLFVLVDEPETEAIATAAQGISYECFDNHQDLISTLQAEITKGDRILVKASNSVGLSRIVEELLKCKT; this is encoded by the coding sequence ATGATATCTCTACATGAACTCAGTAAAATCCTCGATTTAGATCACATTAAACTAACTGAGAGTGAGTTAAATAAATCAGCTACAGGAATTACTACAGATACGAGAAATCTCAAACCAGGAGAAATATTTGTAGCTTTATCAGGAGAAAATTTTGATGGACATAACTTTGCTTCAGTAGCCGTTGAAAAAGGCGCGATCGCTTTAATTTTGTCGCGAGCATTATCTTTAGTTACAGACACACCTCAATTAATTGTTTCAGATACTTTAGTTGCTTATCAACAGATTGCCAATTGGTGGCGCAATTGTTTTGATATTCCTGTGATTGGAATTACTGGTTCAGTGGGAAAAACAACGACTAAAGAGTTAATTGCTGCGGTTTTAAATACTCAAGGAAAAGTTTTAAAAACTGAAGCTAACTATAATAATGAAATTGGTGTACCTAAAACTCTTTTAGAATTACGTAGCGGTCATGATTATGCGGTAATTGAAATGGCAATGAGGGCTACTGGAGAAATTGCTTTATTAACCAATCTTACTCGTCCGACAATTGGCGTAATTACTAATGTGGGGACAGCACATATTGGTAGATTGGGTTCAAAAGAAGCGATCGCTAGAGCGAAATGTGAACTACTTGCTCAAATGCCTCTTAGTAGCGTAGCGATTTTAAACCATGATAATCCGTTACTGCTGCAAACGGCTGCCAAGGTATGGCACGGAGAAACTTTAACTTATGGTTTGGCAGGAGGAGATTTAAAAGGAGAATTACTTGAGGATAATATCCTGAAAGTAGAAGGGCGAGAGTTTCCTTTACCCTTAGCAGGAATTCATAATGCTAGTAATTATCTAGCTGCGATCGCAGTTGCTAAAGTTTTAGAGCTTGATCTCGATCTTTTAAGCCCAGGATTGACAGTAGAGTTACCCAAAGGGCGCGCTCGTCGTTATGAAATTCAAGACAATATAGTTATTCTCGATGAAACCTACAATGCTGGTTTTGAGTCGATGATTGCATCTTTGCAAATGCTCAAAGATACTCCAGGAACAAGACATTTGGCTGTTTTGGGAACGATGAAAGAATTAGGAAAATATTCAGCACAGCTACATCATCAGGTAGGAGAAAAAGTTAAGGAATTAGATTTAGATCGATTATTTGTTTTAGTCGATGAACCAGAAACAGAAGCAATTGCTACTGCTGCCCAAGGAATTAGTTACGAATGTTTTGATAATCATCAAGATTTGATTAGTACATTGCAAGCAGAAATTACTAAAGGCGATCGCATTTTAGTTAAAGCTTCTAATTCTGTGGGTTTAAGTCGAATCGTAGAAGAGTTATTAAAATGCAAAACCTAG